The proteins below come from a single Iocasia fonsfrigidae genomic window:
- a CDS encoding sensor histidine kinase, whose amino-acid sequence MEMTLEAVLDKTVNVLDESKKDIFEIAESSRKEYENIENDLLIIKGDLKEVIDKVDRLERINRKARLKLMEVSRDFHHYTERDIKAAYEKAEETSVEIAVLKEKEEQLKIRRQELENRLINLKKTVNRAESLVSRVSLVREFLKGELTNLSEHFDELKQKHNLAIKVIQAQEDERGRVSREIHDGPAQSIANLVFRVELTQKLMDKDLSKAKKELKDLKKSIRLSMQEVRRIIYNLRPMSLDDLGLIPTLNRYIDRYIDQTGIIINFNVSGTEKRLPKSYEVTIFRLIQEGLNNIHKHSNASSGRVRLDYASNEINLLVSDDGVGFESDEIEEEKYGLMSMEERCKLLGGSLSLESEKNQGTTIKINLPIKKE is encoded by the coding sequence ATGGAGATGACTTTGGAAGCTGTCCTCGATAAAACAGTAAATGTTTTAGATGAGAGTAAAAAGGATATATTTGAGATAGCGGAATCATCAAGGAAGGAATATGAAAATATAGAAAATGATTTATTAATAATAAAAGGAGATCTTAAAGAGGTTATTGATAAGGTAGATAGACTAGAGAGAATTAATAGAAAAGCCAGGCTTAAATTAATGGAAGTGAGCCGGGACTTTCACCACTACACAGAGAGAGATATAAAAGCCGCTTATGAGAAGGCTGAAGAAACTTCGGTGGAGATAGCTGTTCTTAAAGAAAAAGAAGAGCAGTTAAAAATCAGGAGACAGGAACTGGAAAATAGGTTGATTAATCTAAAAAAAACCGTTAACAGGGCAGAAAGTCTTGTTTCACGAGTAAGCCTTGTGCGGGAGTTCCTAAAAGGGGAGCTTACTAATCTTAGTGAGCACTTTGATGAACTTAAACAAAAACATAACCTGGCTATAAAGGTTATCCAGGCTCAGGAAGATGAAAGGGGTAGGGTATCACGAGAGATACATGATGGTCCTGCCCAGTCTATTGCCAATTTAGTATTCAGAGTGGAATTAACCCAGAAACTAATGGATAAGGATTTAAGCAAAGCGAAAAAGGAATTAAAGGATTTAAAAAAATCAATCAGGTTGAGTATGCAGGAGGTAAGAAGGATAATTTATAATCTCAGGCCGATGTCTCTTGATGACCTGGGTTTGATACCAACCTTAAACAGGTATATTGATAGATATATTGATCAGACGGGAATAATAATAAACTTTAATGTTTCGGGGACAGAAAAAAGGCTGCCCAAGTCCTATGAAGTAACAATCTTTCGTTTGATACAGGAAGGTCTTAACAATATACATAAACATTCTAATGCTTCGTCAGGTAGGGTAAGATTAGATTATGCCAGTAATGAGATAAATCTACTGGTAAGTGATGATGGGGTTGGATTTGAGTCTGACGAAATAGAGGAAGAGAAATATGGCTTAATGAGTATGGAAGAGAGGTGTAAACTACTGGGAGGGAGTTTAAGTTTAGAGTCAGAAAAGAATCAGGGAACGACTATAAAAATAAATTTACCTATTAAAAAGGAGTGA